The following proteins are co-located in the Synchiropus splendidus isolate RoL2022-P1 chromosome 14, RoL_Sspl_1.0, whole genome shotgun sequence genome:
- the etfbkmt gene encoding electron transfer flavoprotein beta subunit lysine methyltransferase, producing MTFFRLPAFRYIKRSLYPWGHNELRCVSNKSEAQIRRFIFENTEVVEEHNLTPEIKLRLFTPSCRFWLERPELWPFDDPYWAIYWPGGQALSRYLLDNPVMCQGKAVLDLGSGCGASAIAAKLCGAARVVANDIDPIAAVATHMNSELNSVKSPLCVTNNMIGFEPESFDLILLGDMFYDEALATSLHGWLDRCIKMHNSQVLIGDPGRAQFEDLGIRKRLHRLAKYELPSSVQEENYGLTTASVWCYHS from the exons ATGACTTTTTTCAGACTGCCGGCTTTTCGTTATATTAAGCGTTCACTTTACCCGTGGGGACACAATGAACTCAGATGCGTTTCAAACAAATCTGAAGCTCAAATTCGTAgattcatttttgaaaacacgGAAGTGGTTGAGGAGCATAACTTAACCCCAGAGATCAAACTGAGACTTTTCACTCCAAGCTGCAGATTCTGGTTGGAGAGGCCGGAGCTTTGGCCCTTTGACGACCCGTATTGGGCAATATACTGGCCCGGGGGACAAGCTTTGTCCAG GTATCTGCTTGATAACCCTGTGATGTGTCAAGGTAAAGCAGTTCTAGATCTGGGTAGTGGATGCGGAGCCTCTGCCATTGCTGCCAAACTGTGTGGTGCTGCTCGGGTGGTCGCCAATGATATTGATCCCA TTGCAGCGGTTGCCACTCACATGAACTCTGAGCTCAACTCTGTGAAGTCTCCTCTTTGTGTGACAAACAACATGATTGGTTTTGAACCGGAAAGCTTCGACCTGATCCTTCTGGGCGACATGTTCTACGACGAGGCCCTTGCCACAAGCCTCCACGGCTGGTTGGACCGTTGCATTAAAATGCACAACAGTCAAGTTCTGATCGGAGATCCTGGAAGAGCACAATTCGAAGATCTTGGCATCCGAAAACGTCTTCACAGACTGGCTAAATATGAGCTACCAAGTTCAGTTCAAGAGGAGAACTATGGTCTCACCACTGCAAGTGTGTGGTGCTACCATTCTTGA
- the si:ch73-62b13.1 gene encoding carbohydrate sulfotransferase 1-like isoform X1 produces the protein MTLSVEFHNGNLRLNEGCRAGRRNNMECSWKTVVLLVCASLGVQYTAIRTLRDSLSGPCQGAYRCRSRFYQDSRWRGSCTEDNWLPLESPQTHILLFATTRSGSSFTGQILNQHPDIFYVFEPLYHVQQAFTNSSSRIRRVLDRRALLGAYRDLLLNLYTCDLHFMENYIRPEPQKHLTLSLFHRSSSLALCSPPVCVDGVQTSAAPQETWCSKKCGALNLTLATMSCQSKQHVAIKTVRIPEVGDLRTLTEDPRLNLKIIHLVRDPRAILASRIVAFSDQFRAWKIWNATGRQPRYVDLTQITSTCKDMAASVATGLQRPGWLRGRYLLVRYEDLAFNPEDKAAEILRFAGLEMDPRVKTWIVRNTNGNISSASDWNDWYSTTRDSRATAESWRSRLSFDIIQTVQNLCNDTLALLGYKPVHSVEQLRNLSQNLVEARTF, from the exons ATGACCCTCAGCGTCGAATTTCATAATGGAAACTTGAGACTAAA TGAAGGATGTAGAGCGGGAAGGAGGAACAATATGGAGTGCTCCTGGAAGACAGTGGTGCTGCTCGTGTGTGCGTCACTTGGCGTCCAGTACACCGCCATCAGAACCTTGAGAGACTCACTGTCTGGACCCTGTCAGGGAGCGTATCGCTGCAGGTCCAGATTTTATCAAG ACTCCAGGTGGAGAGGTTCATGCACTGAGGACAACTGGCTGCCACTTGAGTCCCCACAGACTCACATCCTGCTGTTTGCCACCACACGTAGCGGCTCCTCCTTCACGGGGCAGATTCTCAACCAGCACCCCGACATATTCTACGTGTTTGAACCGCTCTACCACGTCCAGCAAGCCTTCACCAACTCCAGCAGCAGGATTCGGCGCGTGCTGGACCGCAGGGCTCTGCTGGGAGCCTACAGAGATCTTTTGCTCAATCTCTACACCTGTGACCTTCACTTTATGGAGAACTACATCCGCCCTGAGCCGCAGAAGCATCTCACGCTCTCCTTGTTCCACAGGAGCTCCAGTCTGGCTCTCTGCTCGCCCCCTGTTTGCGTCGATGGGGTACAGACGTCTGCTGCGCCTCAGGAAACCTGGTGTTCTAAGAAGTGTGGTGCGCTGAATCTCACCTTGGCCACCATGTCGTGCCAGTCCAAGCAGCATGTTGCCATAAAAACAGTTCGAATCCCAGAGGTTGGAGACCTGCGCACCCTGACTGAAGATCCACGCTTGAATCTCAAGATCATCCACCTGGTGAGGGACCCCAGAGCCATCCTCGCTTCACGCATCGTGGCTTTCTCAGATCAGTTCCGCGCTTGGAAAATATGGAACGCAACGGGCCGCCAGCCCCGCTATGTGGATTTGACCCAGATCACCAGCACCTGTAAAGACATGGCAGCCTCTGTGGCAACAGGCCTCCAGAGACCTGGATGGCTGCGTGGACGATATCTACTCGTGAGGTACGAGGATTTAGCGTTCAACCCCGAAGACAAGGCAGCGGAGATCCTCCGGTTTGCAGGGCTGGAGATGGACCCTCGAGTGAAGACTTGGATTGTCAGAAACACCAACGGCAACATTTCATCGGCATCTGACTGGAACGACTGGTACTCCACCACCAGAGACTCCAGAGCGACCGCAGAGAGCTGGAGGTCGCGCCTCAGCTTTGACATCATCCAGACAGTCCAGAACCTCTGCAATGACACTCTGGCTCTGCTGGGATACAAGCCGGTTCACTCAGTGGAGCAACTCAGAAACCTCTCCCAAAATTTAGTCGAAGCAAGGACCTTTTGA
- the si:ch73-62b13.1 gene encoding carbohydrate sulfotransferase 1-like isoform X2 → MECSWKTVVLLVCASLGVQYTAIRTLRDSLSGPCQGAYRCRSRFYQDSRWRGSCTEDNWLPLESPQTHILLFATTRSGSSFTGQILNQHPDIFYVFEPLYHVQQAFTNSSSRIRRVLDRRALLGAYRDLLLNLYTCDLHFMENYIRPEPQKHLTLSLFHRSSSLALCSPPVCVDGVQTSAAPQETWCSKKCGALNLTLATMSCQSKQHVAIKTVRIPEVGDLRTLTEDPRLNLKIIHLVRDPRAILASRIVAFSDQFRAWKIWNATGRQPRYVDLTQITSTCKDMAASVATGLQRPGWLRGRYLLVRYEDLAFNPEDKAAEILRFAGLEMDPRVKTWIVRNTNGNISSASDWNDWYSTTRDSRATAESWRSRLSFDIIQTVQNLCNDTLALLGYKPVHSVEQLRNLSQNLVEARTF, encoded by the exons ATGGAGTGCTCCTGGAAGACAGTGGTGCTGCTCGTGTGTGCGTCACTTGGCGTCCAGTACACCGCCATCAGAACCTTGAGAGACTCACTGTCTGGACCCTGTCAGGGAGCGTATCGCTGCAGGTCCAGATTTTATCAAG ACTCCAGGTGGAGAGGTTCATGCACTGAGGACAACTGGCTGCCACTTGAGTCCCCACAGACTCACATCCTGCTGTTTGCCACCACACGTAGCGGCTCCTCCTTCACGGGGCAGATTCTCAACCAGCACCCCGACATATTCTACGTGTTTGAACCGCTCTACCACGTCCAGCAAGCCTTCACCAACTCCAGCAGCAGGATTCGGCGCGTGCTGGACCGCAGGGCTCTGCTGGGAGCCTACAGAGATCTTTTGCTCAATCTCTACACCTGTGACCTTCACTTTATGGAGAACTACATCCGCCCTGAGCCGCAGAAGCATCTCACGCTCTCCTTGTTCCACAGGAGCTCCAGTCTGGCTCTCTGCTCGCCCCCTGTTTGCGTCGATGGGGTACAGACGTCTGCTGCGCCTCAGGAAACCTGGTGTTCTAAGAAGTGTGGTGCGCTGAATCTCACCTTGGCCACCATGTCGTGCCAGTCCAAGCAGCATGTTGCCATAAAAACAGTTCGAATCCCAGAGGTTGGAGACCTGCGCACCCTGACTGAAGATCCACGCTTGAATCTCAAGATCATCCACCTGGTGAGGGACCCCAGAGCCATCCTCGCTTCACGCATCGTGGCTTTCTCAGATCAGTTCCGCGCTTGGAAAATATGGAACGCAACGGGCCGCCAGCCCCGCTATGTGGATTTGACCCAGATCACCAGCACCTGTAAAGACATGGCAGCCTCTGTGGCAACAGGCCTCCAGAGACCTGGATGGCTGCGTGGACGATATCTACTCGTGAGGTACGAGGATTTAGCGTTCAACCCCGAAGACAAGGCAGCGGAGATCCTCCGGTTTGCAGGGCTGGAGATGGACCCTCGAGTGAAGACTTGGATTGTCAGAAACACCAACGGCAACATTTCATCGGCATCTGACTGGAACGACTGGTACTCCACCACCAGAGACTCCAGAGCGACCGCAGAGAGCTGGAGGTCGCGCCTCAGCTTTGACATCATCCAGACAGTCCAGAACCTCTGCAATGACACTCTGGCTCTGCTGGGATACAAGCCGGTTCACTCAGTGGAGCAACTCAGAAACCTCTCCCAAAATTTAGTCGAAGCAAGGACCTTTTGA